The window GTGTACcgtgttgctgtaaagcaaacaattaggggtctgtagaggtCAGGCCAAGGTCTgcatctttacagtattgggtagaactgagttaattatattagtccggccctctaaaaccatcccaatttctcatgcggccccatggcaaaattagaggggcggcatacagatctaataaattattattattattattattattattattattattattattattattattattaattgcccacccctgccttacaTGAATACAATATGACTGGTTTGTCCTGTTTTAATTTTGAAACAATGATTATGATGAATTAAGAATGACTTTGGATATCATGCTTATTATATTTGTTCAAATACCATGCCAGATATTTCAACCAGTAAACTCACAGTCAGCTCTGTTTTATTAGTAATATTTAACATATTCTaataatctttctttcttcttgctcCCCAAAGAATGTTGTCTGAAGGATATCTCTGTAAAATCCCTTATCATGAGCTCTTGAATTACACACTCAATGGAGCAGAAACAGAAGAGGCTATACATGAATTGAAGTCATTAAATGGTGTAACTTATGAATCAACAGACAACATGCAAAGTAGAAGCTTATTTTGGAATTATAAGTCCATGGACACATTTATGATTTCTGTTTCTTCCAAAAAccccaaaaataataaacaaaagaaagaaacattgacACAAATTATTCAATATCCAGTATTTGAAAGGCAAGCATCTGAACCTGTAGAAATCTATGTGGAATCATCCATAAGCAAGGACACTTACCGTGTTCCGTCTTCTTGTAAAAGCATTTGTAAAAACTACAGTGACCTGCATATCGCTGGTGATCAGGTGCTACCAATGAATTCGATAAAAAGAGATGCTATTTTTGATGGTGGAAAATGCCCATTCTTGGAATCATCAGAGATTCCATTGCCAATAGATTCAATTCCAATGCTACTTGCTGAGGTCCCATGGAAATCATCCCAAAGGAATTCATCATGCTGGCAGGTGGCCAGCATCATGCAACATCAGCAGCCTCTTTCAAATTCAATTCTGAATAATTATTTGGAGGAGAAAGTAGTAGAGCTTTATAAACAATATATCATGGATGTGATGGGCAGCAGCATATCTCCCACTCAAATCTTGACTTCAGAGTTCATCATGACAAATGTAGATCAAGTCAGCATGAAGTTATCACAAGAGATGAACATGAACACCACCAAAGCCAAAGATATGGTTATTAATTGCCTACTGCAATTAGCTAGTGGAAAGGTGTCAAGTGAAATGAGCACTCCCAGTCTTCATATTTCCCAGTTCAGCACTAAATAAAATTACTGTATCTTGAAATGTAGAAATCAGTTTAATTTCTGAATTACAAAACTATCAGGATATAGTTGAAGTGCCAACGCTTAATTATTTCAAAGGTAAATTCTTCAAGGATTTTTaatttccccttcttcttttgtatttgtatttttcttaCTCCTCCTTCCCTATTAAAACAGTTTTGTGTGTCTGCAAAAAGTTCAGTTTATAAGGGACTTTTAAAAGTTTTCCTGTAGta of the Erythrolamprus reginae isolate rEryReg1 chromosome 4, rEryReg1.hap1, whole genome shotgun sequence genome contains:
- the TASL gene encoding TLR adapter interacting with SLC15A4 on the lysosome, which translates into the protein MLSEGYLCKIPYHELLNYTLNGAETEEAIHELKSLNGVTYESTDNMQSRSLFWNYKSMDTFMISVSSKNPKNNKQKKETLTQIIQYPVFERQASEPVEIYVESSISKDTYRVPSSCKSICKNYSDLHIAGDQVLPMNSIKRDAIFDGGKCPFLESSEIPLPIDSIPMLLAEVPWKSSQRNSSCWQVASIMQHQQPLSNSILNNYLEEKVVELYKQYIMDVMGSSISPTQILTSEFIMTNVDQVSMKLSQEMNMNTTKAKDMVINCLLQLASGKVSSEMSTPSLHISQFSTK